DNA from Chitinophaga pendula:
CACATACAACACCAATAATAACAACGCCAGCCACAACGCCCACCGCATCGCCGGATACCGCATCAGCACCTGCCACTCACTGAAATCATCCGATTGTTTCGTGTATTGGTACTTGTAATATTCATCCCAATACAACCGGTACCCTTCCTTCGCATACGCTACCTCCCGCTCCAGCGACCGGATATTCTTCGGCTGCACCAGGAAATAGTTCGTCAGCGAAGCAGGGTTCAGCAACAACAACACACTACCGTTGCCATAATGAATGCGCACAAAGTTCACCCGCTGGTTTTGCTGCCGCCCCAATATGGTAGTATTCGCCGAATCCAGTTTCGTAAAGTAACTGCCACCCGCCAGCCTCGATGCTGCAAATGCAGTATCAGGCGCAAAGTTCGGGTTCACAAAATGCTGCGTATTGCCGCCTGCATCGGTGTCCGCCACCTCAAATCCCAACCGATCTGCCAGCAATGAATCCGGCTGACGCACCGCCATAAAAAGCTGGTTACCCTTCTGCACAAATTCCAGCATACGTTTAATATCCCGCTCCGACGCATATAATTTGTCAGCCACCAACATATACACAATATCGTCCGACTGCCGGATGTCTGCATCCCGGTCCATCGTACGTGCAAATGGTTTAGTAACGACCTTGGGAGTACTACCGTAGAATAAAG
Protein-coding regions in this window:
- a CDS encoding DUF4350 domain-containing protein, which translates into the protein MKKVIIFIGIVVGLFVILLLIAGGQAAQQEAKYLDLSRLGYGYKDKKPGGTYVLYKYLPSLFYGSTPKVVTKPFARTMDRDADIRQSDDIVYMLVADKLYASERDIKRMLEFVQKGNQLFMAVRQPDSLLADRLGFEVADTDAGGNTQHFVNPNFAPDTAFAASRLAGGSYFTKLDSANTTILGRQQNQRVNFVRIHYGNGSVLLLLNPASLTNYFLVQPKNIRSLEREVAYAKEGYRLYWDEYYKYQYTKQSDDFSEWQVLMRYPAMRWALWLALLLLVLYVLFESKRRQRIIPERPVLANHSLEFVDTLGQLYYQQHDNKNLAQKMIAHWLEYVRSRFYLNTQQLDLVFATTLARKSGMEEAAVRHIVDCIHDIQLSEQVSDTYLMDFYKVINQFYLNTK